A single window of Hyla sarda isolate aHylSar1 chromosome 2, aHylSar1.hap1, whole genome shotgun sequence DNA harbors:
- the LRRC32 gene encoding transforming growth factor beta activator LRRC32 isoform X1, which translates to MWKNMEAAQREEDHRAMLLYLPLLLMMVNEGSPTYRAHESPPCIISTNMAAHCQNKSFQEIPLGLPAGINVLYMSKNDLRNLTKTQLSVYSFIEILDLSSNKIHYIQPDTFADMVYLKEINLADNYLDRFVSYQSPGIGLLPIVQKLDLSRNSLYTDMIGYFLEHAPHLRYLSLSGNSITMISPEMFLGTPLLEELDLHNNIIMDIEEGSFEHLIHLKKMNLALNSVTCISQFNLPQLRSLNLSKNSLQSFYTSESDEEYQLRDVDLSDNKLVRFPVFPNANHIVFLNLSMNFIRCDEETSPKEYSWLEEDGGRNASMVDLLKLTHLDLSYNNIQSIAEDFFTTMPMLKFVNLSRNCLQCFQFGDKVRLNSLEELDLSENSLQNMSLGSGSLTSLQVLHLQNNQLQVVKSRSFQNLPSIATINLQNNNVDLCGMDLGEVSFQGPYGCSFFYHIPTLQYLNLRQNTLGMLPQYAFYGTPLAFLDISMNLGLTINPNALKGLEGSLEVLHVEDNSLVQLNVDLPCLVQLKYLNLSGNQLTWLPPWNKNCHLETLDLSNNSFSNLKDSNIPVLENTLKTLSLYGNPLSCCENSWITHMVRRNMASIVGLDATMCHNSNGERVEILLGQNDFHNCEEEDMKDMNIVIIITIALVLLFTAIGLGFLGFYCKQRVNQQFKA; encoded by the coding sequence ACCAATATGGCGGCACACTGTCAGAACAAGTCTTTTCAAGAGATTCCGCTGGGACTTCCGGCTGGCATTAATGTTCTCTATATGTCGAAGAACGACCTACGAAACCTCACAAAGACTCAGTTGAGTGTGTATTCCTTCATAGAAATTCTGGATCTGAGCAGCAACAAAATACACTATATCCAGCCTGATACCTTTGCGGACATGGTCTATCTGAAAGAAATCAATCTGGCTGACAACTATTTGGACAGATTTGTGAGCTATCAGTCACCGGGCATAGGTCTCCTACCTATCGTCCAAAAGTTGGACCTGTCGAGGAATAGCTTGTATACAGATATGATCGGATACTTTCTAGAACACGCTCCTCATCTCCGCTACCTTTCTCTGTCAGGAAACAGCATCACCATGATCTCTCCAGAAATGTTTTTGGGTACTCCGCTCTTAGAAGAACTCGATCTTCACAATAACATCATCATGGACATAGAGGAAGGTTCTTTCGAGCACCTCATTCATCTCAAAAAAATGAATCTCGCCTTGAATTCCGTCACCTGCATATCCCAATTCAACCTCCCCCAACTCCGAAGTCTAAATCTCAGTAAAAACAGTCTACAGTCCTTCTACACATCCGAATCCGATGAAGAATATCAGCTACGAGACGTTGACCTCAGTGACAACAAACTGGTACGTTTTCCGGTATTCCCAAATGCCAACCACATTGTTTTCTTGAACCTTTCCATGAACTTTATCCGGTGCGACGAAGAGACATCTCCGAAGGAATACAGTTGGTTAGAAGAAGATGGTGGAAGGAATGCAAGTATGGTTGACCTACTAAAACTTACCCATCTAGACTTGAGCTACAATAACATCCAGTCCATCGCTGAAGACTTCTTCACCACCATGCCCATGCTGAAATTTGTCAATCTGAGCAGAAATTGTCTTCAGTGTTTTCAATTTGGAGACAAAGTTAGACTGAACTCCTTGGAGGAACTGGATCTGAGTGAGAATTCCCTCCAGAACATGTCCCTGGGTTCCGGCTCATTGACATCCTTACAAGTTCTTCACTTACAAAATAACCAACTTCAGGTGGTCAAGTCAAGGAGCTTCCAAAATCTCCCCAGTATTGCCACCATTAACCTTCAAAACAATAATGTTGACTTATGTGGCATGGACTTGGGAGAAGTAAGCTTCCAAGGGCCCTATGGGTGTTCATTCTTCTATCACATCCCGACTTTACAATATTTGAACCTTCGACAGAACACGTTGGGAATGTTACCACAATACGCGTTTTATGGCACGCCCTTGGCTTTTCTTGACATCTCCATGAACCTTGGCCTTACCATTAACCCAAATGCCTTGAAGGGATTGGAAGGTTCTCTTGAAGTTCTACATGTTGAAGATAATTCTCTCGTTCAGCTGAATGTTGACTTGCCTTGTCTAGTCCAACTTAAGTATCTGAACCTCTCTGGAAACCAATTGACGTGGCTACCTCCTTGGAACAAAAATTGTCATTTGGAGACACTCGACTTGAGTAACAACAGCTTCAGCAATCTCAAGGATAGCAATATCCCTGTCTTGGAAAACACTTTAAAGACCCTTTCCTTGTATGGAAACCCCCTCAGCTGCTGCGAAAACTCTTGGATCACCCATATGGTCAGAAGGAACATGGCAAGCATCGTAGGTCTAGATGCCACCATGTGTCATAACTCTAATGGTGAAAGAGTAGAGATCCTCCTGGGCCAGAATGATTTCCATAACTGTGAAGAAGAGGACATGAAGGACATGAACATAGTTATCATTATAACCATAGCTCTGGTCTTACTGTTTACCGCCATAGGTCTTGGATTTTTAGGATTTTACTGCAAGCAAAGAGTTAACCAGCAATTTAAAGCTTAA
- the LRRC32 gene encoding transforming growth factor beta activator LRRC32 isoform X3: MLLYLPLLLMMVNEGSPTYRAHESPPCIISTNMAAHCQNKSFQEIPLGLPAGINVLYMSKNDLRNLTKTQLSVYSFIEILDLSSNKIHYIQPDTFADMVYLKEINLADNYLDRFVSYQSPGIGLLPIVQKLDLSRNSLYTDMIGYFLEHAPHLRYLSLSGNSITMISPEMFLGTPLLEELDLHNNIIMDIEEGSFEHLIHLKKMNLALNSVTCISQFNLPQLRSLNLSKNSLQSFYTSESDEEYQLRDVDLSDNKLVRFPVFPNANHIVFLNLSMNFIRCDEETSPKEYSWLEEDGGRNASMVDLLKLTHLDLSYNNIQSIAEDFFTTMPMLKFVNLSRNCLQCFQFGDKVRLNSLEELDLSENSLQNMSLGSGSLTSLQVLHLQNNQLQVVKSRSFQNLPSIATINLQNNNVDLCGMDLGEVSFQGPYGCSFFYHIPTLQYLNLRQNTLGMLPQYAFYGTPLAFLDISMNLGLTINPNALKGLEGSLEVLHVEDNSLVQLNVDLPCLVQLKYLNLSGNQLTWLPPWNKNCHLETLDLSNNSFSNLKDSNIPVLENTLKTLSLYGNPLSCCENSWITHMVRRNMASIVGLDATMCHNSNGERVEILLGQNDFHNCEEEDMKDMNIVIIITIALVLLFTAIGLGFLGFYCKQRVNQQFKA; the protein is encoded by the coding sequence ACCAATATGGCGGCACACTGTCAGAACAAGTCTTTTCAAGAGATTCCGCTGGGACTTCCGGCTGGCATTAATGTTCTCTATATGTCGAAGAACGACCTACGAAACCTCACAAAGACTCAGTTGAGTGTGTATTCCTTCATAGAAATTCTGGATCTGAGCAGCAACAAAATACACTATATCCAGCCTGATACCTTTGCGGACATGGTCTATCTGAAAGAAATCAATCTGGCTGACAACTATTTGGACAGATTTGTGAGCTATCAGTCACCGGGCATAGGTCTCCTACCTATCGTCCAAAAGTTGGACCTGTCGAGGAATAGCTTGTATACAGATATGATCGGATACTTTCTAGAACACGCTCCTCATCTCCGCTACCTTTCTCTGTCAGGAAACAGCATCACCATGATCTCTCCAGAAATGTTTTTGGGTACTCCGCTCTTAGAAGAACTCGATCTTCACAATAACATCATCATGGACATAGAGGAAGGTTCTTTCGAGCACCTCATTCATCTCAAAAAAATGAATCTCGCCTTGAATTCCGTCACCTGCATATCCCAATTCAACCTCCCCCAACTCCGAAGTCTAAATCTCAGTAAAAACAGTCTACAGTCCTTCTACACATCCGAATCCGATGAAGAATATCAGCTACGAGACGTTGACCTCAGTGACAACAAACTGGTACGTTTTCCGGTATTCCCAAATGCCAACCACATTGTTTTCTTGAACCTTTCCATGAACTTTATCCGGTGCGACGAAGAGACATCTCCGAAGGAATACAGTTGGTTAGAAGAAGATGGTGGAAGGAATGCAAGTATGGTTGACCTACTAAAACTTACCCATCTAGACTTGAGCTACAATAACATCCAGTCCATCGCTGAAGACTTCTTCACCACCATGCCCATGCTGAAATTTGTCAATCTGAGCAGAAATTGTCTTCAGTGTTTTCAATTTGGAGACAAAGTTAGACTGAACTCCTTGGAGGAACTGGATCTGAGTGAGAATTCCCTCCAGAACATGTCCCTGGGTTCCGGCTCATTGACATCCTTACAAGTTCTTCACTTACAAAATAACCAACTTCAGGTGGTCAAGTCAAGGAGCTTCCAAAATCTCCCCAGTATTGCCACCATTAACCTTCAAAACAATAATGTTGACTTATGTGGCATGGACTTGGGAGAAGTAAGCTTCCAAGGGCCCTATGGGTGTTCATTCTTCTATCACATCCCGACTTTACAATATTTGAACCTTCGACAGAACACGTTGGGAATGTTACCACAATACGCGTTTTATGGCACGCCCTTGGCTTTTCTTGACATCTCCATGAACCTTGGCCTTACCATTAACCCAAATGCCTTGAAGGGATTGGAAGGTTCTCTTGAAGTTCTACATGTTGAAGATAATTCTCTCGTTCAGCTGAATGTTGACTTGCCTTGTCTAGTCCAACTTAAGTATCTGAACCTCTCTGGAAACCAATTGACGTGGCTACCTCCTTGGAACAAAAATTGTCATTTGGAGACACTCGACTTGAGTAACAACAGCTTCAGCAATCTCAAGGATAGCAATATCCCTGTCTTGGAAAACACTTTAAAGACCCTTTCCTTGTATGGAAACCCCCTCAGCTGCTGCGAAAACTCTTGGATCACCCATATGGTCAGAAGGAACATGGCAAGCATCGTAGGTCTAGATGCCACCATGTGTCATAACTCTAATGGTGAAAGAGTAGAGATCCTCCTGGGCCAGAATGATTTCCATAACTGTGAAGAAGAGGACATGAAGGACATGAACATAGTTATCATTATAACCATAGCTCTGGTCTTACTGTTTACCGCCATAGGTCTTGGATTTTTAGGATTTTACTGCAAGCAAAGAGTTAACCAGCAATTTAAAGCTTAA
- the LRRC32 gene encoding transforming growth factor beta activator LRRC32 isoform X2, producing MGNYRAMLLYLPLLLMMVNEGSPTYRAHESPPCIISTNMAAHCQNKSFQEIPLGLPAGINVLYMSKNDLRNLTKTQLSVYSFIEILDLSSNKIHYIQPDTFADMVYLKEINLADNYLDRFVSYQSPGIGLLPIVQKLDLSRNSLYTDMIGYFLEHAPHLRYLSLSGNSITMISPEMFLGTPLLEELDLHNNIIMDIEEGSFEHLIHLKKMNLALNSVTCISQFNLPQLRSLNLSKNSLQSFYTSESDEEYQLRDVDLSDNKLVRFPVFPNANHIVFLNLSMNFIRCDEETSPKEYSWLEEDGGRNASMVDLLKLTHLDLSYNNIQSIAEDFFTTMPMLKFVNLSRNCLQCFQFGDKVRLNSLEELDLSENSLQNMSLGSGSLTSLQVLHLQNNQLQVVKSRSFQNLPSIATINLQNNNVDLCGMDLGEVSFQGPYGCSFFYHIPTLQYLNLRQNTLGMLPQYAFYGTPLAFLDISMNLGLTINPNALKGLEGSLEVLHVEDNSLVQLNVDLPCLVQLKYLNLSGNQLTWLPPWNKNCHLETLDLSNNSFSNLKDSNIPVLENTLKTLSLYGNPLSCCENSWITHMVRRNMASIVGLDATMCHNSNGERVEILLGQNDFHNCEEEDMKDMNIVIIITIALVLLFTAIGLGFLGFYCKQRVNQQFKA from the coding sequence ACCAATATGGCGGCACACTGTCAGAACAAGTCTTTTCAAGAGATTCCGCTGGGACTTCCGGCTGGCATTAATGTTCTCTATATGTCGAAGAACGACCTACGAAACCTCACAAAGACTCAGTTGAGTGTGTATTCCTTCATAGAAATTCTGGATCTGAGCAGCAACAAAATACACTATATCCAGCCTGATACCTTTGCGGACATGGTCTATCTGAAAGAAATCAATCTGGCTGACAACTATTTGGACAGATTTGTGAGCTATCAGTCACCGGGCATAGGTCTCCTACCTATCGTCCAAAAGTTGGACCTGTCGAGGAATAGCTTGTATACAGATATGATCGGATACTTTCTAGAACACGCTCCTCATCTCCGCTACCTTTCTCTGTCAGGAAACAGCATCACCATGATCTCTCCAGAAATGTTTTTGGGTACTCCGCTCTTAGAAGAACTCGATCTTCACAATAACATCATCATGGACATAGAGGAAGGTTCTTTCGAGCACCTCATTCATCTCAAAAAAATGAATCTCGCCTTGAATTCCGTCACCTGCATATCCCAATTCAACCTCCCCCAACTCCGAAGTCTAAATCTCAGTAAAAACAGTCTACAGTCCTTCTACACATCCGAATCCGATGAAGAATATCAGCTACGAGACGTTGACCTCAGTGACAACAAACTGGTACGTTTTCCGGTATTCCCAAATGCCAACCACATTGTTTTCTTGAACCTTTCCATGAACTTTATCCGGTGCGACGAAGAGACATCTCCGAAGGAATACAGTTGGTTAGAAGAAGATGGTGGAAGGAATGCAAGTATGGTTGACCTACTAAAACTTACCCATCTAGACTTGAGCTACAATAACATCCAGTCCATCGCTGAAGACTTCTTCACCACCATGCCCATGCTGAAATTTGTCAATCTGAGCAGAAATTGTCTTCAGTGTTTTCAATTTGGAGACAAAGTTAGACTGAACTCCTTGGAGGAACTGGATCTGAGTGAGAATTCCCTCCAGAACATGTCCCTGGGTTCCGGCTCATTGACATCCTTACAAGTTCTTCACTTACAAAATAACCAACTTCAGGTGGTCAAGTCAAGGAGCTTCCAAAATCTCCCCAGTATTGCCACCATTAACCTTCAAAACAATAATGTTGACTTATGTGGCATGGACTTGGGAGAAGTAAGCTTCCAAGGGCCCTATGGGTGTTCATTCTTCTATCACATCCCGACTTTACAATATTTGAACCTTCGACAGAACACGTTGGGAATGTTACCACAATACGCGTTTTATGGCACGCCCTTGGCTTTTCTTGACATCTCCATGAACCTTGGCCTTACCATTAACCCAAATGCCTTGAAGGGATTGGAAGGTTCTCTTGAAGTTCTACATGTTGAAGATAATTCTCTCGTTCAGCTGAATGTTGACTTGCCTTGTCTAGTCCAACTTAAGTATCTGAACCTCTCTGGAAACCAATTGACGTGGCTACCTCCTTGGAACAAAAATTGTCATTTGGAGACACTCGACTTGAGTAACAACAGCTTCAGCAATCTCAAGGATAGCAATATCCCTGTCTTGGAAAACACTTTAAAGACCCTTTCCTTGTATGGAAACCCCCTCAGCTGCTGCGAAAACTCTTGGATCACCCATATGGTCAGAAGGAACATGGCAAGCATCGTAGGTCTAGATGCCACCATGTGTCATAACTCTAATGGTGAAAGAGTAGAGATCCTCCTGGGCCAGAATGATTTCCATAACTGTGAAGAAGAGGACATGAAGGACATGAACATAGTTATCATTATAACCATAGCTCTGGTCTTACTGTTTACCGCCATAGGTCTTGGATTTTTAGGATTTTACTGCAAGCAAAGAGTTAACCAGCAATTTAAAGCTTAA